CACCAGCCTCTACCTCTACCAGAATTCTCTTTCGGGCGCGATACCGCCGCAGCTTGGCCGGCTCCGGAAGCTGCAGTCGCTGCTGCTCTGGCAGAACCAGCTCGTGGGCGCGATCCCGCCGGAGCTCGGCCAGTGCGAGGAGCTCACCCTTATCGACCTCTCGCTGAATTCTCTCTCCGGCAGCATTCCGGCAACCTTGGGCCGGCTGCCGAACCTCCAGCAGCTGCAGCTGAGCACGAACCGGCTCACCGGCGTCATCCCGCCGGAGCTCTCCAACTGCACCTCGCTGACGGATATCGAGCTCGACAACAACGCGCTCTCCGGGGAGATCCGCCTCGACTTCCCGAAGCTCGGGAACCTCACGCTGTTCTACGCGTGGAAAAACGGCCTCACTGGCGGCGTGCCGGCGAGCCTCGCCGAGTGCGCGAGCCTCCAGTCGGTGGACCTCTCCTACAACAACCTCACCGGGCCGATCCCGAAGGAGCTATTCGGGCTGCAGAACTTGACGAAGCTGCTGCTGCTGAGCAACGAGCTCTCCGGCGTCGTGCCGCCCGACATCGGCAACTGCACCAACCTCTACCGGCTTCGGCTCAACGGCAACCGGCTGTCGGGCACGATACCCACCGAGATCGGCAACCTGAAGAACCTCAATTTCCTCGACATGAGCGAGAACCACCTCGTCGGCCCGGTGCCGGCGGCCATTTCCGGGTGCGCCAGCCTCGAGTTCCTGGACCTGCACTCCAATGCTCTGTCCGGCGCATTGCCTGCCGCGCTGCCGCGCAGCCTCCAGCTCGTTGACGTGTCCGATAACCAGCTTTCTGGGCAGCTGAGGTCCAGCGTTGCCTCGATGCCGGAGCTGACGAAGCTTTACTTGGCGAAGAATCGGCTGACCGGCGGCATCCCGCCGGAGCTCGGTTCATGCGAGAAGCTCCAGCTGCTGGACCTCGGGGACAACGCGTTCTCTGGCGGCATCCCCTCGGAGCTCGGGGCGCTCCAGTCGTTGGAGATTTCGCTTAACCTCAGTTGCAACCGTCTGTCCGGTGAGATACCGCCGCAGTTCGCCGGCCTTGACAAGCTCGGCAGCCTCGACCTGTCGCACAACGGGCTGTCCGGGAGCCTCGACCCGCTCGCGGCGTTGCAGAACCTCGTCACGCTCAACATCTCATACAACGCCTTCTCTGGCGAGCTCCCGAACACCCCCTTCTTCCAGAAGTTGCCGCTCAGCGACCTCGCCGGCAATCGCCACCTCGTCGTCGGCGATGGCTCCGACGAGTCCTCCGGGCGCGGCGCCCTGACGACGCTCAAGATAGCCATGTCCGTCCTGGCCGTTGTCAGCGCGGCGTTCCTGGTGGCCGCCACCTACATGCTCGCCCGCGCGCGCCGCGGCGGCCGCGGCAGCGCCCCGGTCGACGGGCACGGCACGTGGGAGGTGACGCTGTACCAGAAGCTGGACATATCCATGGACGACGTGCTCCGCGGGCTGACGTCCGCGAACGTGATCGGCACAGGCAGCTCTGGCGTGGTGTACAGGGTGGACACCCCGAACGGCTACACCATCGCGGTGAAGAAGATGTGGTCGCCGGACGAGGCAAGCGCCGGCTTGGCCTTCCGCAGCGAGATCGCCGCGCTGGGGTCCATCCGCCACCGCAACATCGTCCGGCTGCTCGGCTGGGCGGCCAACGGCGGCAGCAGCACGCGGCTACTGTTCTACAGCTACCTGCCCAACGGTAACCTGAGCGGCC
Above is a window of Triticum dicoccoides isolate Atlit2015 ecotype Zavitan chromosome 5B, WEW_v2.0, whole genome shotgun sequence DNA encoding:
- the LOC119310543 gene encoding LRR receptor-like serine/threonine-protein kinase, whose product is MPPGSCALALLVSLACAALLVAPCRCVNEQGRALLDWRRSLRPAGGALDSWRASDASPCRWLGVSCDARGAVTSLSVTGVDLRGPLPANLLPLAPSLTTLVLSGTNLTGPIPPEIGGYGELVTLDLSKNQLTGAIPPELCRLAKLETLALNSNSLRGAIPDDLGDLASLTHITLYDNELSGTIPASIGRLKKLQVIRAGGNQALKGPLPKEIGGCADLTMIGLAETGMSGSLPETIGQLKKIQTIAIYTTMLSGGIPESIGNCTELTSLYLYQNSLSGAIPPQLGRLRKLQSLLLWQNQLVGAIPPELGQCEELTLIDLSLNSLSGSIPATLGRLPNLQQLQLSTNRLTGVIPPELSNCTSLTDIELDNNALSGEIRLDFPKLGNLTLFYAWKNGLTGGVPASLAECASLQSVDLSYNNLTGPIPKELFGLQNLTKLLLLSNELSGVVPPDIGNCTNLYRLRLNGNRLSGTIPTEIGNLKNLNFLDMSENHLVGPVPAAISGCASLEFLDLHSNALSGALPAALPRSLQLVDVSDNQLSGQLRSSVASMPELTKLYLAKNRLTGGIPPELGSCEKLQLLDLGDNAFSGGIPSELGALQSLEISLNLSCNRLSGEIPPQFAGLDKLGSLDLSHNGLSGSLDPLAALQNLVTLNISYNAFSGELPNTPFFQKLPLSDLAGNRHLVVGDGSDESSGRGALTTLKIAMSVLAVVSAAFLVAATYMLARARRGGRGSAPVDGHGTWEVTLYQKLDISMDDVLRGLTSANVIGTGSSGVVYRVDTPNGYTIAVKKMWSPDEASAGLAFRSEIAALGSIRHRNIVRLLGWAANGGSSTRLLFYSYLPNGNLSGLLHGGVVGGTKGAPTAEWGARYDVALGVAHAVAYLHHDCVPAILHGDIKSMNVLLGPAYEPYLADFGLARILSSGQSKLDDSSSKPQRIAGSYGYMAPEYASMQRISEKSDVYSFGVVLLEVLTGRHPLDPTLPGGAHLVQWVQAKRGSDDEILDARLRESAGEADAHEMRQVLAVAALCVSRRADDRPAMKDVVALLEEIRRPAAADDAKPPRPATTLPSAAAAPMLSPARGGARSVGDSFAVSDYSA